The Synechococcales cyanobacterium T60_A2020_003 genome segment GGCGGATTCCGTACCCACAAATAGGCGAAACGGTTCTTGATAATTAGCTTCAAACCCGCCTGAACAGATCGTCAGCGCTTCAAATCCGGCATTATCCTGAACGCCTTGTGGCTGACCGTCAACTTCTTGGGGAATATAGCGGTCGGGAATGCGTAAACGGCGGCGGAGTTCTCCAGTGGTGAGGTCAAACTCATGGATAAATGGTGGAATGCCTGCATCGGCAGCCCCTTCACTGGAAATAAATACGGACTGGCGCGGCGATAGGGCAATTCCTTCCGCATCGATCGCCCCAGGGGGATAGGGTTCACCGTTCTCGGTCAGGGTTGTCACAGACTCTACATTCACCGATTGGATGGCGATCGCCCCTTCTCGATCCTCCACCGACAATTTCAGGGTATAAAACCGGGCCGGCG includes the following:
- a CDS encoding esterase-like activity of phytase family protein → MKSRTEMGDRPQHQSNWWPRLRHALVLLIATVGLIGLTSCSLPQVRAEDRLFLDISLDFLDAYELTTEFEGVPVGGLSGWVYDRPRDRLYAVSDDRSNVAPARFYTLKLSVEDREGAIAIQSVNVESVTTLTENGEPYPPGAIDAEGIALSPRQSVFISSEGAADAGIPPFIHEFDLTTGELRRRLRIPDRYIPQEVDGQPQGVQDNAGFEALTICSGGFEANYQEPFRLFVGTESA